A genomic region of Aureimonas populi contains the following coding sequences:
- a CDS encoding sigma 54-interacting transcriptional regulator — protein sequence MNALPPLAPPSLAILAVDPAADRVVGANGAAEGLLGLAEGSLAGRRFSALHPGQLPALIVFSEAVLSLGRYWTRGLTPRHSGEVDLKVEYRGDRIEAPDGRALLLITLIDLAEQERHATDTAANRFQTSGIAEWQRVDRIFRDIERENQLILRAAGEGIYGVNADGKTTFLNPAGEKLLGWRAEELVGHDMHENVHHHHADGRRYPNEACPIYAAFRDGAVHTVDDEVFWRKDGTCFPVEYTSTPIRERGEVVGAVIVFRDVTQRRRAEEELRRALAENDALRERLERENAYLQEEMRLEFRDHGIVGKSPAVETIRQRIRLVAPSDAAVLVTGESGTGKELVARAIHEASGRGDRPLIRVNCAAVPRELFESEFFGHARGAFTGALRDRIGRFELADGGTLFLDEVGEIPLELQSKLLRILQEGQFERVGEERTRHADVRIVAATNQDLERDVASGRFRSDLYFRLNVFPIHSAPLRERREDIPLLVRHFLDRPGRKGASAALQVRSGDMERLMAYHWPGNVRELQNVLERAVILAREGVLTIDMPDQTPPGAPPVPSAAPPRPARLRTESDRRAAERRDIESALCASAGKVSGPGGAAELLGLPPTTLASRIRTFGIKPWTFRG from the coding sequence ATGAACGCCCTGCCTCCCCTCGCGCCTCCCTCGCTGGCCATCCTTGCCGTCGATCCCGCCGCCGACCGCGTGGTGGGCGCCAACGGTGCCGCCGAGGGCCTGCTCGGGCTGGCGGAAGGCAGCCTTGCGGGCCGCCGCTTCTCGGCTCTGCATCCCGGCCAGCTTCCCGCCCTGATCGTGTTCTCCGAAGCGGTGCTGTCGCTCGGGCGCTACTGGACGCGCGGCCTGACCCCGCGCCATTCGGGCGAGGTCGACCTCAAGGTCGAGTATCGGGGCGACCGGATCGAGGCGCCCGACGGGCGGGCGCTCCTGCTTATCACCCTCATCGACCTGGCCGAGCAGGAGCGGCACGCGACCGATACGGCGGCCAACCGGTTCCAGACCTCGGGCATCGCGGAGTGGCAGCGCGTCGATCGCATCTTCCGCGACATCGAGCGGGAGAACCAGCTCATCCTGCGGGCCGCCGGCGAAGGCATCTACGGCGTCAACGCCGATGGCAAGACCACCTTTCTCAACCCCGCCGGCGAGAAGCTGCTGGGCTGGCGCGCCGAGGAGCTGGTGGGGCACGACATGCACGAGAACGTCCACCACCATCACGCGGACGGGCGCCGCTACCCCAACGAGGCCTGCCCCATCTACGCGGCCTTCCGCGACGGCGCGGTGCACACGGTCGACGACGAGGTGTTCTGGCGCAAGGACGGCACGTGCTTTCCGGTGGAATACACCTCCACGCCCATCCGCGAGCGCGGCGAGGTGGTGGGGGCCGTCATCGTCTTCCGCGACGTGACCCAGCGCCGCCGCGCCGAGGAGGAGCTGCGCCGCGCGCTGGCCGAGAACGACGCGCTGCGCGAGCGGCTGGAGCGCGAGAATGCCTATCTCCAGGAGGAGATGCGCCTGGAGTTTCGCGACCACGGCATCGTGGGCAAGAGCCCGGCGGTGGAGACGATCCGCCAGCGCATCCGCCTCGTCGCGCCCTCCGACGCCGCCGTTCTCGTCACCGGCGAATCGGGCACGGGCAAGGAGCTCGTCGCCCGCGCCATCCATGAGGCGAGCGGGCGGGGGGACCGGCCGCTCATCCGCGTCAACTGCGCGGCGGTGCCGCGCGAGCTGTTCGAGTCGGAGTTCTTCGGCCACGCCAGGGGCGCGTTCACCGGGGCGCTGCGCGACCGCATCGGCCGGTTCGAGCTGGCGGATGGGGGAACGCTGTTCCTGGACGAGGTGGGCGAGATCCCGCTCGAGCTTCAGTCCAAGCTCCTGCGCATTCTGCAGGAAGGCCAGTTCGAGCGCGTGGGGGAGGAGCGCACGCGCCATGCCGACGTGCGGATCGTGGCCGCCACCAACCAGGATCTGGAACGGGACGTGGCGTCGGGCCGCTTCCGCTCCGACCTCTATTTCCGGCTGAACGTCTTTCCGATCCACTCCGCGCCCTTGCGCGAGCGCCGGGAGGACATCCCCCTTCTGGTGCGCCATTTCCTCGACAGGCCCGGCCGCAAGGGCGCCTCGGCGGCGCTTCAGGTGCGCTCGGGCGACATGGAGCGGCTGATGGCCTATCACTGGCCCGGCAATGTCCGCGAGCTCCAGAACGTCCTGGAACGGGCCGTGATCCTGGCGCGGGAGGGGGTGCTGACGATCGACATGCCCGACCAGACCCCTCCCGGCGCGCCTCCCGTTCCCTCCGCGGCGCCGCCGCGCCCCGCGCGCCTCCGCACCGAATCCGACCGGCGGGCGGCCGAGCGGCGGGATATCGAGTCCGCCCTCTGCGCCTCGGCCGGCAAGGTCTCCGGCCCCGGCGGGGCCGCGGAGCTGCTCGGCCTTCCTCCCACGACCCTCGCCTCGCGCATCCGCACCTTCGGCATCAAGCCCTGGACGTTCCGGGGCTGA
- a CDS encoding CmpA/NrtA family ABC transporter substrate-binding protein: MGLFDNPFQAATRLSACSCGRHASQGEHERALRLEATAVASQEEARITRVVENGLMRALFPQDRSRRAFLKAVGASTAAAALAQFLPVGMISEVLAQGTGPLEKTDLNVGFIPITCSTPIIMAHPMGFYERQGLNVSVVKTAGWAVIRDMTLNDEYDAAQMLVPMPLAISMGVGSSPVPMAIPAIQNVNGQAITLALKHQDRRDPKDWAGMRFAVPFDYSMHNYLLRYYLAEAGIDPDADVSIRAVPPPEMVANLRADNIDGFLAPDPMNQRAVYDGVGFIHMLSKEMWDGHPCCAFTAKAAFAREAPNTYAALLRAILEASAYASNLDNRPEIAAAIAPSEYLNQPATVVEQVLTGTYADGLGQVQRDPHRIDFTSFPWESFAVWIMTQMKRWGQVSGEIDYQRIAREVYLATDARRLMEEAGLEAPAENSRSFEVMGKTFDPADPEGYLSSFAIRRS, translated from the coding sequence ATGGGTCTCTTCGACAATCCCTTCCAAGCCGCGACGCGCCTTTCGGCCTGCTCCTGCGGGCGCCATGCGAGCCAGGGCGAGCACGAACGCGCCCTGCGCCTGGAGGCCACCGCCGTCGCCTCGCAGGAGGAGGCCCGCATCACGCGGGTGGTGGAAAACGGCCTGATGCGCGCGCTCTTCCCGCAGGACCGCTCGCGTCGCGCCTTCCTGAAGGCGGTGGGCGCCTCGACGGCGGCGGCCGCGCTGGCGCAGTTCCTGCCCGTGGGCATGATCTCGGAGGTGCTGGCGCAGGGCACCGGGCCGCTGGAGAAGACCGACCTGAATGTCGGCTTCATCCCCATCACCTGCTCCACCCCGATCATCATGGCCCACCCGATGGGCTTCTACGAGCGGCAGGGACTCAATGTCAGCGTGGTGAAGACCGCCGGCTGGGCCGTGATCCGCGACATGACGCTGAACGACGAATACGACGCGGCGCAGATGCTGGTGCCCATGCCGCTGGCCATCTCCATGGGCGTGGGCTCCAGTCCGGTGCCGATGGCCATCCCCGCCATCCAGAACGTCAACGGCCAGGCGATCACTCTGGCGCTCAAGCATCAGGACCGGCGCGACCCGAAGGACTGGGCCGGGATGCGCTTCGCCGTGCCCTTCGACTATTCGATGCACAACTACCTCCTGCGCTACTATCTGGCCGAGGCGGGCATCGACCCGGACGCGGACGTCTCGATCCGCGCCGTGCCGCCGCCGGAGATGGTCGCCAATCTGCGCGCCGACAATATCGACGGCTTCCTGGCCCCGGACCCGATGAACCAGCGCGCGGTCTATGACGGCGTCGGCTTCATCCACATGCTGTCCAAGGAGATGTGGGACGGCCATCCCTGCTGCGCCTTCACCGCCAAGGCCGCCTTCGCCCGCGAGGCGCCCAACACCTATGCCGCGCTCCTGCGGGCCATCCTGGAGGCCAGCGCCTACGCCTCGAACCTCGACAACCGCCCGGAGATCGCAGCCGCCATCGCGCCGAGCGAATATCTGAACCAGCCGGCGACGGTGGTGGAGCAGGTGCTGACCGGTACCTATGCCGACGGGCTGGGCCAGGTGCAGCGCGACCCGCACCGCATCGATTTCACCTCCTTCCCGTGGGAGAGCTTCGCGGTCTGGATCATGACGCAGATGAAGCGCTGGGGGCAGGTTTCCGGCGAAATCGACTACCAGCGCATCGCCCGCGAGGTCTATCTGGCCACCGACGCCCGGCGCCTGATGGAGGAGGCCGGGCTCGAGGCCCCGGCGGAAAACTCCCGGAGCTTCGAGGTGATGGGCAAGACCTTCGACCCGGCCGACCCGGAAGGCTACCTCTCCTCCTTCGCCATCCGCCGGAGCTGA
- the ntrB gene encoding nitrate ABC transporter permease, whose amino-acid sequence MAASLNLKAGALSLAILAALLLAWHFAVGGGGTGVEGLDPEYAALMGAQVTEGASAMPGPLDLFETLTGHLSDPFYDRGPNSKGIGLQLAYSLGRVLLGFSLAFLVAVPLGFAIGMSPLLSRALNPFIQIMKPVSPLAWMPLALYTIQDSATSAIFVIFICSIWPMLVNTAFGVANVRKEWLNVARTLEISSLKRAFTVILPAAAPTIVTGMRISIGIAWLVIVAAEMLVGGTGIGYFVWNEWNNLSIVNVIVAILAIGTIGMILDQLLAGAARLVTFPE is encoded by the coding sequence GTGGCGGCCTCGCTGAACCTGAAGGCGGGCGCGCTGTCGCTCGCCATCCTGGCGGCCCTGCTTCTCGCCTGGCACTTCGCCGTCGGCGGCGGTGGGACGGGCGTGGAGGGGCTCGACCCCGAATATGCCGCTCTCATGGGCGCACAGGTGACGGAAGGCGCCTCGGCCATGCCGGGGCCGCTCGACCTGTTCGAGACGCTCACCGGCCATCTGTCCGATCCGTTCTACGACCGGGGACCGAACTCCAAGGGCATCGGCCTCCAGCTCGCCTATTCGCTGGGGCGCGTGCTCCTGGGCTTCTCGCTTGCCTTCCTCGTCGCCGTGCCGCTCGGCTTCGCGATCGGCATGTCGCCGCTTCTCTCCAGGGCGCTCAACCCCTTCATCCAGATCATGAAGCCGGTCTCGCCGCTGGCCTGGATGCCGCTGGCGCTCTACACGATCCAGGATTCCGCCACCTCGGCGATCTTCGTCATCTTCATCTGCTCCATCTGGCCGATGCTGGTGAACACGGCCTTCGGCGTGGCGAATGTGCGCAAGGAGTGGCTGAACGTGGCGCGCACGCTGGAAATCTCGTCCTTGAAGCGCGCCTTCACCGTCATCCTGCCGGCGGCCGCGCCCACCATCGTCACCGGCATGCGCATTTCCATCGGCATCGCCTGGCTGGTGATCGTCGCGGCCGAGATGCTCGTGGGCGGCACCGGCATAGGCTATTTCGTGTGGAACGAGTGGAACAACCTCTCCATCGTCAACGTGATCGTCGCGATCCTGGCCATCGGCACGATCGGCATGATCCTCGACCAGCTTCTGGCGGGCGCCGCGCGCCTCGTCACCTTCCCGGAATGA
- a CDS encoding ABC transporter ATP-binding protein: MPGDRLISIEGIARRYPRKGEGELTIFEDLWLSIDRGEFVCIIGHSGCGKTTVLNILAGLDTPSAGVVIVDGKEIDGPSLDRAVIFQGHALLPWMSVLGNVAYAVSARHPKWSRAKVREHAMRFIELVGLGAAANRRPAELSGGMKQRVGIARALSLEPKTLLMDEPFSALDALTRGTLQDEVRRICVTSDQTVLMITHDVDEAIYLADKIVLMTNGPGARVAEVVKNTLPRERLRGELHRLPGYYELRNHLMDFLVTRSATFAQELENGLEWDARSPPLVQPVSDAAPALAQAIETETGRTAS; the protein is encoded by the coding sequence ATGCCCGGCGACAGACTGATCTCCATCGAAGGCATCGCCAGGCGCTATCCCCGCAAGGGGGAGGGCGAGCTGACGATCTTCGAGGATCTCTGGCTCTCCATCGACCGGGGCGAGTTCGTCTGCATCATCGGCCATTCGGGCTGCGGCAAGACCACCGTCCTCAACATCCTCGCCGGGCTCGACACGCCCTCGGCCGGGGTGGTCATCGTGGACGGCAAGGAGATAGACGGTCCCTCGCTCGACCGCGCCGTCATCTTCCAGGGCCACGCGCTGCTGCCCTGGATGAGCGTTCTGGGCAATGTCGCCTACGCCGTCTCGGCACGACATCCGAAATGGAGCCGCGCGAAGGTGCGCGAGCACGCCATGCGCTTCATCGAGCTGGTGGGGCTTGGGGCTGCGGCGAACCGCCGGCCCGCCGAGCTTTCGGGCGGCATGAAGCAGCGCGTGGGCATCGCCCGCGCGCTGAGCCTGGAGCCCAAGACACTTCTGATGGACGAGCCCTTCTCCGCGCTCGACGCCCTGACGCGCGGCACGTTGCAGGACGAGGTGCGGCGCATCTGCGTGACCTCGGACCAGACCGTCCTGATGATCACCCACGATGTCGACGAGGCGATCTACCTCGCCGACAAGATCGTGCTGATGACCAACGGGCCGGGCGCGCGTGTGGCGGAGGTGGTGAAGAACACGCTGCCGCGCGAGCGGTTGCGCGGCGAGCTGCACCGGCTGCCGGGCTATTACGAGCTGCGCAACCATCTGATGGACTTCCTCGTCACGCGCTCGGCGACCTTCGCGCAGGAGCTGGAAAACGGGCTCGAATGGGATGCCCGGTCCCCGCCGCTCGTCCAGCCGGTCTCGGACGCCGCGCCGGCGCTGGCCCAAGCCATCGAAACCGAGACCGGGCGCACCGCCTCCTGA
- the cynS gene encoding cyanase, translated as MKRTELVEKIFDVKREKNLTWKAIAEEIGGYSQLYLMTALMGQMRLPKPQAAKAAALFGLTENEEKMLGEVPYRGEQSLVPPTDPTLYRFHEAMMVFGPTMKEYIHEEFGDGIMSAIDFDLQMEREPNEAGDRVRITMSGKFLPYRYHQPEGNFPALGYKED; from the coding sequence ATGAAACGCACCGAGCTCGTCGAGAAGATCTTCGACGTCAAGCGCGAGAAGAACCTCACCTGGAAGGCCATCGCGGAGGAGATCGGCGGCTATTCCCAGCTCTACCTCATGACCGCGCTGATGGGGCAGATGCGTCTGCCCAAGCCCCAGGCCGCCAAGGCCGCCGCCCTGTTCGGCCTCACCGAGAACGAGGAAAAGATGCTGGGCGAAGTGCCCTATCGCGGCGAGCAGAGCCTCGTGCCGCCCACCGACCCGACGCTCTACCGCTTCCACGAGGCGATGATGGTCTTCGGGCCGACCATGAAGGAATACATCCACGAGGAGTTCGGCGACGGCATCATGTCGGCCATCGACTTCGACCTCCAGATGGAGCGCGAGCCGAACGAGGCCGGCGACCGCGTGCGCATCACCATGTCCGGCAAGTTCCTGCCCTATCGCTACCACCAGCCCGAAGGCAATTTCCCCGCCCTCGGCTACAAGGAGGACTGA
- a CDS encoding DUF1348 family protein: MAEHRPPLPPFDARTAAIKARKAEDAWNGRDPLAVSLAYTQDSVWRNRSQFLSGREAIVAFLTHKWERELDYRLIKEVWAFHENRIAARFAYEWHDAQGHWFRSHGNEQWEFDEAGLMRRREASINDVPIAEGERRFLWDGPVRPAGFPGLSALGL; the protein is encoded by the coding sequence ATGGCAGAGCACAGACCCCCGCTTCCGCCCTTCGACGCCCGGACGGCGGCGATCAAGGCCCGCAAGGCCGAGGATGCCTGGAACGGGCGCGATCCCCTCGCCGTCTCGCTGGCCTACACGCAGGACAGCGTCTGGCGAAACCGCTCGCAGTTCCTGTCCGGGCGCGAGGCCATCGTCGCGTTCCTGACGCACAAATGGGAGCGCGAGCTCGATTACCGGCTGATCAAGGAGGTGTGGGCCTTCCACGAGAACCGCATCGCCGCGCGCTTCGCCTATGAATGGCACGACGCGCAGGGGCACTGGTTCCGCTCGCACGGCAACGAGCAGTGGGAGTTCGACGAGGCCGGGCTGATGCGCCGCCGCGAGGCCTCCATCAACGACGTGCCGATCGCCGAAGGCGAGCGCAGGTTCCTGTGGGACGGGCCGGTGCGCCCGGCGGGCTTCCCCGGCCTGTCCGCGCTCGGTCTCTAG
- a CDS encoding DUF808 domain-containing protein: protein MSIGLIALLDDVVALTKVAAASLDDVAAQAAKAGAKAAGVVIDDAAVTPRYVVGFTADRELPIVWRIARGSLINKLVFLLPGGLLLSSFAPWAITPLLMLGGLYLAYEGAEKVYEMIVPHKAQAHEAKIGTVAPNAQTLEDERVASAIKTDFILSAEIMAITLSGLAADTVWMQAAVMAVVAIGITVAVYGAVALIVKADDAGVALARRGSGALAALGRGLVRGMPGFLKGLALLGTAAMVWVGGGIIVHSLAGYGLAGPEHLIQAVAAAAGGALPAASGAVEWLVTAIGSGIVGLLAGFALIPIVGKLLAPLWKAVTGLRSVQEKQA from the coding sequence ATGAGCATCGGACTGATCGCTCTTCTGGACGATGTCGTCGCGCTGACCAAGGTCGCGGCGGCCTCGCTGGACGATGTGGCCGCGCAGGCCGCCAAGGCGGGCGCCAAGGCCGCGGGCGTCGTCATCGACGACGCGGCGGTGACGCCGCGCTACGTGGTGGGCTTCACGGCGGACCGCGAGCTGCCCATCGTCTGGCGCATCGCGCGCGGCTCGCTCATCAACAAGCTGGTCTTCCTCCTGCCGGGCGGCTTGCTGCTCAGCAGCTTCGCGCCCTGGGCGATCACGCCCCTCCTCATGCTCGGCGGCCTGTATCTGGCCTATGAAGGCGCCGAGAAGGTCTATGAGATGATCGTGCCGCACAAGGCGCAGGCGCATGAGGCCAAGATCGGAACCGTCGCGCCGAACGCGCAGACGCTGGAGGACGAGCGGGTGGCGAGCGCCATCAAGACCGACTTCATCCTCTCGGCCGAGATCATGGCGATCACCCTCTCGGGGCTCGCCGCCGACACGGTCTGGATGCAGGCGGCCGTCATGGCGGTGGTCGCCATCGGCATCACCGTGGCGGTCTACGGCGCCGTGGCTCTGATCGTGAAGGCGGACGATGCGGGTGTGGCGCTCGCCAGGCGCGGCAGCGGCGCCCTGGCCGCCCTCGGGCGCGGGCTCGTGCGCGGCATGCCCGGCTTCCTCAAGGGGTTGGCCCTCCTGGGCACCGCGGCCATGGTCTGGGTCGGCGGCGGCATCATCGTCCACAGTCTGGCCGGCTACGGGCTCGCCGGCCCCGAGCACCTGATCCAGGCTGTCGCGGCGGCCGCCGGCGGCGCCCTTCCGGCCGCGTCCGGGGCGGTGGAATGGCTGGTGACGGCCATCGGTTCGGGCATTGTCGGCCTGCTGGCGGGCTTTGCCCTGATCCCCATCGTCGGCAAGCTGCTCGCGCCGCTCTGGAAGGCGGTGACGGGGCTGCGCTCGGTGCAGGAGAAGCAGGCCTGA
- a CDS encoding saccharopine dehydrogenase family protein has protein sequence MKQIAVVGAGKIGSTIALMLAETGDYAVVLADRDAAQLERAEKHEAIATRAVDIADEGALRDLLSGAYAVLSAAPFHLTTAIAEAAAKTGTHYLDLTEDVASTRRVKELARESRSALIPQCGLAPGFISIMASDLASRFDTLDTVRLRVGALPQYPSNALNYNLTWSTDGVINEYIEPCEAIVDGRLTQVPAMEEREEFSLDGVAYEAFNTSGGLGTLCETLEGRVRTLNYRTIRYPGHAAIMKVLLNDLGLRHRRDVLKDLLEHSLPTTPQDVVIVFATVTGQKGGRLTQETHAHKIYSGLVAGLPHSAIQITTAAGICTVLDLLAAGALPQAGFVRQEEIALKDFLANRFGQRYAARAA, from the coding sequence ATGAAACAGATCGCAGTCGTCGGCGCCGGGAAGATCGGAAGCACGATCGCGCTCATGCTGGCGGAGACGGGGGATTACGCGGTGGTGCTGGCCGACCGCGACGCCGCGCAGCTCGAGCGCGCCGAGAAGCACGAGGCCATTGCGACCCGTGCCGTGGACATCGCCGATGAAGGCGCGCTGCGCGACCTCCTGTCCGGGGCCTATGCGGTGCTCAGCGCCGCGCCCTTCCACCTGACGACCGCCATCGCCGAGGCCGCGGCGAAAACCGGCACGCATTATCTGGACCTCACCGAGGATGTGGCCTCCACGCGGCGGGTGAAGGAACTGGCCCGGGAGTCCCGCTCGGCCCTCATCCCGCAATGCGGCCTTGCGCCCGGCTTCATCTCCATCATGGCCAGCGATCTGGCGAGCCGTTTCGACACGCTCGACACGGTGCGCCTGCGCGTCGGGGCGCTGCCGCAATATCCCTCCAACGCGCTGAACTACAATCTGACCTGGAGCACGGACGGGGTCATCAACGAGTATATCGAGCCCTGCGAGGCCATCGTGGACGGGCGCCTCACGCAGGTGCCGGCCATGGAGGAGCGCGAGGAGTTTTCCCTGGACGGCGTCGCCTACGAGGCCTTCAACACCTCTGGCGGCCTCGGCACGCTGTGCGAGACGCTGGAGGGCCGCGTGCGCACGCTCAACTACCGGACGATCCGCTATCCCGGCCACGCCGCCATCATGAAGGTGCTTCTCAACGATCTGGGCCTGCGCCATCGCCGGGATGTTCTGAAAGACCTGCTGGAGCATTCCCTGCCCACCACCCCGCAGGACGTCGTCATCGTCTTCGCCACCGTGACGGGGCAGAAGGGCGGGCGGCTGACGCAGGAGACGCACGCCCACAAGATCTATAGCGGGCTCGTCGCCGGCCTGCCGCACAGCGCGATCCAGATCACCACCGCCGCCGGCATCTGCACCGTCCTCGACCTCCTGGCCGCCGGCGCGCTGCCGCAGGCGGGGTTCGTTCGCCAGGAGGAGATCGCGCTCAAGGACTTCCTCGCCAACCGGTTCGGCCAGCGCTACGCCGCCCGGGCGGCCTGA
- a CDS encoding Lrp/AsnC family transcriptional regulator, which translates to MSRTEKDELLIALLAENARAPVAELARRLGLSRTTVQARIERLEREGVIAGYAVRISEAAERALIRAHILMTVKPKHAARTIAQLKEMREVRTLHSVSGEVDLIAMVAAGSVAALDSVVDRIGELDGVERTQTSIILATKIDR; encoded by the coding sequence TTGTCCAGAACCGAAAAAGACGAGCTGCTGATCGCGCTTCTGGCGGAGAACGCACGCGCGCCCGTCGCGGAGCTGGCCCGCCGGCTCGGCCTTTCGCGAACCACGGTGCAGGCGCGCATCGAGCGGCTGGAGCGGGAGGGCGTGATCGCCGGCTATGCGGTGCGCATCAGCGAGGCGGCCGAGCGCGCCCTCATCCGCGCCCATATCCTGATGACGGTGAAGCCCAAGCACGCCGCCCGCACGATCGCGCAGCTCAAGGAGATGCGCGAGGTGCGCACGCTCCATTCGGTCAGCGGGGAGGTGGACCTGATCGCGATGGTGGCCGCCGGCTCGGTCGCCGCGCTCGACAGCGTGGTGGACCGCATAGGAGAGCTGGACGGCGTGGAGCGGACGCAGACCTCCATCATCCTCGCCACCAAGATCGACCGGTAG
- a CDS encoding ABC transporter permease: MSEDAAPLPRAGARDGAGRLRGMALARRFAVPTLSVLAGLLVWQLASMTTTPLFLPSPLRTLEALVALWRSGTLVDSVLASARRIFIGWAAGVAVGVVLGLLMGTFRPVRQAFEPYIEFFRFVPPTAFVTLAVIWLGPGDASKIALIFYATVFIVTLNTMAGTMATSPLRIHAAASLGAGPLTILTSVIVPSAVPYIVTGTRIAMGNSFLTIVVAEIVAAQVGLGALIWNARNYARTDWVFGGIIVLGLLGFAFDRLLRLVAVRALKRYQLNL, encoded by the coding sequence ATGAGCGAGGACGCCGCGCCCCTCCCGCGCGCCGGGGCGCGCGATGGCGCGGGCCGGCTCCGGGGGATGGCGCTGGCGCGGCGCTTCGCCGTGCCGACGCTCTCCGTGCTGGCCGGCCTCCTCGTCTGGCAGCTCGCCAGCATGACGACGACGCCGCTTTTCCTGCCCTCGCCTTTGCGCACCCTGGAGGCGCTGGTGGCGCTGTGGCGCAGCGGCACGCTGGTGGATTCCGTCCTGGCCTCGGCCCGGCGCATCTTCATCGGCTGGGCGGCCGGCGTGGCGGTGGGGGTCGTGCTCGGCCTGCTGATGGGCACCTTCCGCCCCGTGCGCCAGGCGTTCGAGCCCTATATCGAGTTCTTCCGCTTCGTGCCGCCCACCGCCTTCGTGACGCTGGCCGTCATCTGGCTGGGGCCCGGCGATGCCTCCAAGATCGCGCTGATCTTCTACGCCACCGTGTTCATCGTAACGCTGAACACGATGGCGGGCACGATGGCGACCTCGCCATTGCGCATCCACGCCGCCGCCTCGCTCGGGGCCGGGCCGCTGACCATCCTGACGAGCGTCATCGTCCCCTCGGCGGTGCCCTACATCGTCACCGGCACGCGCATCGCCATGGGCAACTCGTTCCTCACCATCGTCGTGGCGGAGATCGTCGCCGCGCAGGTGGGCCTCGGCGCGCTGATCTGGAACGCGCGCAACTACGCGCGCACCGACTGGGTCTTCGGGGGGATCATCGTCCTCGGCCTTCTCGGCTTCGCCTTCGACCGCCTGCTGCGGCTGGTGGCGGTGCGCGCGTTGAAGCGCTACCAGCTCAACCTGTAG
- a CDS encoding ABC transporter ATP-binding protein yields MRGASITLERTSIDVPGRRIVSDIDLRIEAGEFVCLLGPSGCGKSTILNAIAGFMRAGGRLLVDGKPVAGPGPDRGVVFQSSEALFPWLSVEENVAYGLKLRKVPRARQREICAHYLSMVGLAHAAGQFPAQLSGGMRQRVQIARVLANEPAVVLMDEPFGALDAQTREVLQREVQRIWQATRTTFLFVTHDIAEAVLLADRVVTMTAGPAAGIKSVTAIDIPHPRDPTSPDFARVQRALREIIADEVRRAMGEQPGMAGAAA; encoded by the coding sequence ATGCGCGGGGCCTCGATCACCCTGGAACGCACCAGCATCGACGTTCCCGGCCGGCGGATCGTGTCGGATATCGACCTTCGGATCGAGGCCGGCGAATTCGTCTGCCTGCTGGGTCCGAGCGGCTGCGGCAAGTCCACCATCCTCAATGCCATCGCCGGTTTCATGCGGGCCGGGGGGCGGCTTCTGGTGGATGGAAAGCCCGTCGCCGGCCCCGGCCCCGACCGGGGCGTGGTGTTCCAGAGCAGCGAGGCCCTGTTCCCCTGGCTGAGCGTGGAGGAGAACGTCGCCTACGGGCTGAAGCTGCGAAAGGTGCCCCGGGCCCGGCAAAGGGAGATCTGCGCGCATTACCTTTCCATGGTCGGGCTGGCCCATGCGGCCGGGCAGTTTCCCGCGCAGCTTTCGGGCGGAATGCGCCAGCGGGTGCAGATCGCCCGCGTGCTCGCCAACGAGCCGGCGGTCGTGCTCATGGACGAGCCGTTCGGCGCGCTCGACGCGCAGACCCGCGAGGTGCTCCAGCGCGAGGTGCAGCGCATCTGGCAGGCGACGCGCACCACATTTCTCTTCGTGACCCACGACATCGCCGAGGCCGTCCTGCTGGCGGATCGCGTGGTGACGATGACCGCCGGCCCGGCGGCGGGCATCAAGAGCGTGACGGCCATCGACATTCCCCATCCGCGCGATCCGACCTCGCCCGACTTCGCGCGCGTGCAGCGCGCGCTGCGCGAGATCATTGCCGACGAGGTGCGGCGCGCCATGGGCGAGCAGCCCGGCATGGCGGGAGCGGCCGCATGA